The genomic DNA TTCGTTTCAATTTCAGAAAATAAAATATTATGTGCCGAAGTTAAATCAATGAGATGAAAATCAATTCCACTGCTTTCAACTACTTTCATTGCATCTTCTTGATCGGTTGAATGACTTTTGCAAGGCATAATAACCCCTAAAGAATGATTCGGAAAGGCACGCTTGATTAAATGGGCAACAACTGCTGAATCAATTCCGCCACTTAATCCAACAACCGCCCCCTTTGCACCTGCTTCGTTTACTTTTATCCTTAACCAGTTTACTAATTCAGAAATTGCTTCTTTCATTTTGTTCTTCCTTTCACTTAACGTGCTGCAATTATTTTAACATATTCTTTATCTCGTTTATAAATCGTTGACGTAAGTAGAATTGACCGATTGTTAATTGTAAAAGGTGTCGAATTTTCGCAGGATCGTAATATGTCTTTTCTTTAAGCATTCTATTCCATTCACGATAAATATCCGTTGGAAATATTAGCGCATATAAAAAAACTTTTTTTCTTTCATATATTTTTTCAATTGATCGAAAGCCATTAATTCAAAAGCGGACCATTTTATAAACGGTAAAATTCTATTCGCATATTGAAGTAAATCAGTAAAAGGAAATCCAACGCTAATAAGATCAAAATCGATTAAATAAAGCTCCTTATTTATATCACGGATAAAGTTATGGTGAGCAACATCACCATGTAAAATTACTTTTTGTTCATTCGGAAAAATGATTTCTTCTTTAGATAATTCATTTATCGCCCAATCCCCCCATCTTACAAGCTCATAAAGAAAATCTTCTTGAATAAAATATTTTAAATGCTGAATATTTAGAAGAAATTGCGAATACCGTTCTTTCCACTTTATTAGTAAATTAAAACTCGGCAATCGTTCCTCAAATTTTTCGACTAACTGCTTTGTAGCATAATGAAATTTTATAATTGTCTCCAAGCCATTTTTTCGATCCTTTTCATCCTTATAATGAAAAGGAACAGCGCTTGGCTTAATATATTCTAAACATCCGAAGTATAGCTGATTAACAAACAAAGGCTCCTTAAAAAGAGGAATAAAAGAATAACTATGGGAAAAACCAGCTTCTTTTAAAGATTGTGTAAAGTCGTCCTGCAGTTTTAATTGGCGCTTACTCTTAAATCCTTTTAAAATATACTCACCAGTAGATATCGTTAAAAAATAAACGTTTTTTCTAATTTTCGTTACATTTTCTACTTGAATATCTTCTTTTAAAAAGGAGAGGAGACGATTCATTGTTTTATCGTCTCCTCTGTTATTAACGATCGTATTCACTGCTTTCTTCTTCAGATCGTGGCATCCCAAATGCCCCTGCCCCCATCGTATCATATGGTTGCATATACGGTTGCGGACCAGCACCATACGGCATATATCCAGGTTGCGGCATGTATCCTGCTTGCGGCCCATATCCCATTGGGGCCATAGCTGGAGATGGACCATAGCCCCCTCCGGCCGGAATTTGCATAGCAGGCGCTTGCGGCATGTATTGAGGGGGTACAGGTACGTTCTCAACAGGGGCATTCATTGGACCGTATTGCCCCATCATATGGTAATTCATATCACCCATATGAGGCATGAATGAAGAAGATGATGACTCATCTTTCATATGCATATGATGATGCATATAACTAGAACTTTCAGAGCCATGCATCATTCCGTGATAACCTGGCATCATTGCAGTACCTTGTACTTGTGGATATGGCATTGGCTGTGGGTGACAACACGTCATCGGCTGTTGAACTGGATAATGATAACCATACCCCGGCATTACTGGTGAAATAGGTGTACAGCATGATGGATGATAATACATAGGCTGACAAAGACCTCCTTGTGGTTGTGGTGGAATATATGCATATTTCTTCTCAGGACTTTCAGGGCTTTCTTCCTTTTCAATACCAGGTAAAATATAGACTGGTTTAGGTGGGATGTATGGTTGGACTTGTGGTTGCTGTTGTTGCATCGACATCTTTGCCATATTAACCATATAGTAATTATTAATATCTATTTCCGGCATTGTAGGCTGCGGCATAATTGGTACAGTTGGAACAATCGGCTTTTCTTTTTTTGGCTTTACTTTTTTCGGTACCTCTTTTGGCATTACTGGTTGTTTTTTTTTCTTTTCTTTTACTATGGGGGCTTCCTTCATTTTTCCGTCATGCATTTTCTTTTTGACAGTCCCCCCCATAGTTGGTACTTTAATTTTCATCCCTGGCATAATTAAATCAGGATTACTAAGATGGGAATTTACTTTTTTTAGCTCTTCAAAATTCACCCCATATTTCTTGGCGATTTTCCAAAGAGTATCCCCTTTCTGCACAATATGGATCTTCACTCTTTTTTCCCTCCTATGGCATCAGTCCATATATTGTATGTGAAAATGGGCAAATTGCTATTATTCTTCTCAAAAACTTATGCGATTTCGTTGTAAATTATGAATCATTATTGCTGAAATAATCTTAAAAAACAAATATTCACAAAAAAATCCTCTTAAATCTAAAAAGCATAAAAACGAGCAAACTTGAAAAAATTACTCTATTAATCGAAAAGAAACCATTGCATGAACAAACACTTATCTGGGGAAACAACAATGTCGAATTTGTCGATATTTCATTTATCGAAATTGAATGCAGGACAAAAATAATAGTTCTAAAGATATGAATAAAAAAATGGTCTTAGATTAAACTCTAAGGACCATTTTTCATTTTTTTCATTGGAACTATTTTTTATGTTCGTTCAAGCATTCGACTTAAGGCAAGTTTCGCTTTTGAAGCAGTATCATCGTCAATGTGAATCACATTATGAGGCTGATCATTTTTGATTGCGTCTAATGCCCACGCTAAATGAGGAAGATCAATTCTATTCATCGTTAAACAAGGGCACATATGAGGATTTAACGAAATAATCTTCTTATCCGGATGTTGCTTAATTAAACGGTTAACGAGATTCATTTCTGTTCCGATCGCCCATGAAGAACCTTTTTCTGCTTTTTCTATTGTCTTTATAATATAATTCGTTGATCCTGATTCATCAGCTAAACGGACTACCTCATGTTGACATTCAGGGTGAACAATCACTTTCATTGTTGGTTCTTTATGACGAACTTCACTAATATTCTCAACGGTAAAGTTTTCATGAACTGAACAATGCCCTTTCCATAAAATTACTTTCACTTTCTTAATATCATCACCTTCAAACAGGAGCTGTTCCTCATGCGGATCCCAAACAGCCATTTCTTCAAGTTTAATTCCCAACTTAAAGGCTGTATTTCTTCCAAGGTGCTGATCAGGTAAAAATAATATTCGTTCTTTTAAAGAAAGTGCCCATTTAACCATTTTTTCTGCATTTGAAGACGTTACAGTTGCCCCACCTTTTTTTCCAACAAACGCTTTTATCGCGGCTGTTGAATTCACATATGTTAATGGTAAAATACTATCAGCATAAAGCCTTTGCAAATGTTCCCATGCCCGCTCAGTTTGTTCAATGTCAGCCATATCTGCCATTGAACAACCTGCTCGCATATCGGGAAGGATAACGGTTTGGTGATCCTTTGTTAAAATATCAGCAGTCTCTGCCATAAAGTGTACGCCGCAAAAAACAATATACTGTGCATCACGATTTTTGGCCGCAATTTGTGCAAGCTGAAGTGAATCACCACTTACGTCAGCAAATTGAATGACTTCATCTCTCTGGTAGTGATGTCCAGGAATAAATAATTTATTTCCAAACACCCCTTTTATTTCCCTAATTTTTTGTTCAAGCTGTTCTTGAGACATTTGGCGGTAGTATGCCGGAATTGTTTTTGGTTCATTTTTAATTAATTGTAAAATATCCATATTTACCCTCCTATTTAACTAAAACTTTAACACTTATATCTAAAGACGAAATAGAATGAGTTAAACAGCCAAGTGAAATATAATCAATATTTAAATTAGAATATTGTGGTAGATCTTGCAATCTTAAACCACCAGATACTTCTGTTGTAATGTGATCAGGTACAAGTGCAGCAAGTTCATTGATTTCCTCTCTGTTTCGATTATCAAACATAATGCAATCTACGTTTGCCTTAACAGCCTCAAGCACTTGCTTTTTCGTTTCAGTTTCAACTTCAATTTTAACCATATGACCGAGTTGATCCCTTACAGCTTCCACTGCTTTTGTAATCGTCCCCGCAAAGGCGATATGATTATCCTTAATTAACACTTCATCATACAGTCCATAGCGATGATTAAATCCTCCACCACAACGAACAGCGTATTTTTCCAACATCCTTAATCCCGGTGTCGTTTTACGTGTATCGGTAATTTTAGTTCGTTTACTATTTAATAATTTTACAGCTTCAAAAGTAGATGTAGAAATCCCACTCATTCGCTGTAACAAGTTTAAAATGACTCGTTCTCCTTTTAATAAGCTCCTAACTTGTCCCTTTACGGTTGCAATTTGTTGACCTTTTTCAACGGGATCACCGTCTTTTACATACATGCTGATACTCGCTTTACTGTCAAGTAAGGTAAAGCCGATTTGAATAATATCAGCACCGGAAAAGATTCCTTTTTCCTTTGCAATAAAAACGATTTCTCCTTCCGCTTCTTCATTGAAAATTAAATCAGTCGTTACATCCCTCTCCCCAATATCCTCAATAAAAAACTGTTCAAGTAACAACCGTAGCTTCAATAAATTCATTATTCTCACCCTTTTTGACTATCTCTTTTTTCTGCCTAACAATCTGTCTATTAAGCCAAACTTCATTATTTTCATGGGGGCAATCAAGTCGATAATGACTGCCTCTCGTTTCAGTTCGATATAAAGCTGATGTAGTTACGAGCCAGGCATTGACAAGCATAAATATCGAGGTAGTCTCTTCAACTGACAGCAAATCGAAATTTACGTCTAAAAGCTGTTCAATTCCAAAGCTTTCGAGCCATTCCTTCTGCTCAATTAGTTGATGCTTTTTCCGAACAATTCCTGTCATCTCCATCATTCTGGTTTTCAATTCATTTATATTTACATGCTTTTGTAACACAGCATGATTGATAGTTGAGCAATTCTTCGCATCATTCAATTCCTTATTGCTAGTTCCATATTTACATAACCATTTTGCAAGTCTTTCACCGAATGCCAAACCTTCTAAAAGAGAATTACTTGCAAGCCGATTCGATCCATGTAGGCCGGTGCAAGCTACTTCACCAACTGCAAAAAGTCGATTAATATTCGTTCTGCAATAAAGATCTGTTTTAATTCCCCCCATAAAAAAATGACAGCCAGGGGCTACAGGAATTTTTCCATGGCTAATATTCACACCTGCTTTTTGACAAAGAGTATAAACAGTTGGAAATCTTAATGAGAAATTTTTAATGTTACGAATGTCAAAAAAAACTTGTTCCCCTTTTTGTATATATTCATGAATTGTTTGCGATACAACATGACGTGGTGCTAAATCCTTTAACGGATGAACGTTTTGCATAATCGGGTATCCAGATTTTGTAATGAGCGTTGCCCCTTCCCCACGGACAGCTTCTGATATAAGTCCATGAGCTTTACCATTTGTATATAATAATGTCGGGTGAAACTGAACAAACTCCAAGTCGGCGAGCTCTGCTCCCGCTATATATGCTAATGCAAGACCATCTCCAGTTGCAGTCGCTGCATTCGATGTTCGTGAATAAATTTGTCCACTCCCGCCAGATGCAATGACAATATAATCAGCAAAAAGAGATTGTATTTTACCATTGGCAAGCTTTACTTTTACACCAATACATGTATCTTTCTGTTTAGTTAAAATTAATTCATAAGCAAACATCTTTTCTTTTATTTTCACATTATCGTGTAACTGCTTTGCGATAAAATGTACGATGCGCTTACCTGTTTCATCTCCTCCACTATGGACAATTCGTTTTTCACTATGAGCACCCTCTAACCCAAGTTCAAGACTTCCAGCTTGATCTTTATCGAACTCACATCCTGCTCTAACTAAATCTTCTATAAGCTGCGGTGCCTCTTTTGTTACAAACTCGACTGCTTTTTTGTTATTAACCTTTCTACCGGCAACCATTGTATCGTGATAATGCTTACTAGGATGATCATCAGCAGATAATGCCGCTGCTACACCTCCTTGGGCTAAACATGAATTTCCATCATAAAAATCTGATTTTGTTACAATCGTTACATCAATATGGCGCCCTAGACTTTTCGCCAATTGTAACGCAGCAATCCCGCTTCCGATAATTAATACTTTTATATGGTTCATTTTTACCTCCTGTAATAACAGGTGTCTTGACACATATGTTTACATAGATTTAAACTAATGACAAGTATTTTTTTAAACAAATTTTTAAGCTTATACGTGTGAGACTATGGCTCTATGCTGAAATGGAAAATGAGTCAAAAAAATAGAAGAGGAGCCTGTTTACAAATGCTTACATCCTTTATTATCAGCTCATGAACCACTAGTTCTATTCGCTTCCGTCTCATGGTTATGCGTCTCGACTAACAAGCTTTTCTGTACTCTTTTTTTGGGCATTTGTTTTAAATAATAACTTAGTCTACAAGCCCAGAGTTATATAACATAAAAACATGGAGGAAAAATGAAATATTTTGATCATGCTGCAACAAGTCCAATAGATGATGATGCGCTTTTAACTTATGTCAAAGTGTCAAAGGAATTTTTCGGAAATACAAATAGCCTACATGATGCTGGAGGTGCGGCAAACTCGTTACTAGAACAGTGTCGTGCGGAATTAGCTAATATTCTTGCTGTTAACAAACGGGGGATTTATTTTACAAGTGGGGGAACAGAAAGTAATATTATAGCTATATACGCTCTTCTTTCAGCGAAGAAACATAGTGGAAATCATATTATTACCTCGCTTGGAGAGCATTCATCAATTATGAACATCATGAAGCGGCTAGA from Bacillus aquiflavi includes the following:
- the nadB gene encoding L-aspartate oxidase — its product is MNHIKVLIIGSGIAALQLAKSLGRHIDVTIVTKSDFYDGNSCLAQGGVAAALSADDHPSKHYHDTMVAGRKVNNKKAVEFVTKEAPQLIEDLVRAGCEFDKDQAGSLELGLEGAHSEKRIVHSGGDETGKRIVHFIAKQLHDNVKIKEKMFAYELILTKQKDTCIGVKVKLANGKIQSLFADYIVIASGGSGQIYSRTSNAATATGDGLALAYIAGAELADLEFVQFHPTLLYTNGKAHGLISEAVRGEGATLITKSGYPIMQNVHPLKDLAPRHVVSQTIHEYIQKGEQVFFDIRNIKNFSLRFPTVYTLCQKAGVNISHGKIPVAPGCHFFMGGIKTDLYCRTNINRLFAVGEVACTGLHGSNRLASNSLLEGLAFGERLAKWLCKYGTSNKELNDAKNCSTINHAVLQKHVNINELKTRMMEMTGIVRKKHQLIEQKEWLESFGIEQLLDVNFDLLSVEETTSIFMLVNAWLVTTSALYRTETRGSHYRLDCPHENNEVWLNRQIVRQKKEIVKKGENNEFIEATVVT
- the nadA gene encoding quinolinate synthase NadA, producing MDILQLIKNEPKTIPAYYRQMSQEQLEQKIREIKGVFGNKLFIPGHHYQRDEVIQFADVSGDSLQLAQIAAKNRDAQYIVFCGVHFMAETADILTKDHQTVILPDMRAGCSMADMADIEQTERAWEHLQRLYADSILPLTYVNSTAAIKAFVGKKGGATVTSSNAEKMVKWALSLKERILFLPDQHLGRNTAFKLGIKLEEMAVWDPHEEQLLFEGDDIKKVKVILWKGHCSVHENFTVENISEVRHKEPTMKVIVHPECQHEVVRLADESGSTNYIIKTIEKAEKGSSWAIGTEMNLVNRLIKQHPDKKIISLNPHMCPCLTMNRIDLPHLAWALDAIKNDQPHNVIHIDDDTASKAKLALSRMLERT
- the nadC gene encoding carboxylating nicotinate-nucleotide diphosphorylase is translated as MNLLKLRLLLEQFFIEDIGERDVTTDLIFNEEAEGEIVFIAKEKGIFSGADIIQIGFTLLDSKASISMYVKDGDPVEKGQQIATVKGQVRSLLKGERVILNLLQRMSGISTSTFEAVKLLNSKRTKITDTRKTTPGLRMLEKYAVRCGGGFNHRYGLYDEVLIKDNHIAFAGTITKAVEAVRDQLGHMVKIEVETETKKQVLEAVKANVDCIMFDNRNREEINELAALVPDHITTEVSGGLRLQDLPQYSNLNIDYISLGCLTHSISSLDISVKVLVK
- a CDS encoding phosphotransferase, whose product is MNTIVNNRGDDKTMNRLLSFLKEDIQVENVTKIRKNVYFLTISTGEYILKGFKSKRQLKLQDDFTQSLKEAGFSHSYSFIPLFKEPLFVNQLYFGCLEYIKPSAVPFHYKDEKDRKNGLETIIKFHYATKQLVEKFEERLPSFNLLIKWKERYSQFLLNIQHLKYFIQEDFLYELVRWGDWAINELSKEEIIFPNEQKVILHGDVAHHNFIRDINKELYLIDFDLISVGFPFTDLLQYANRILPFIKWSAFELMAFDQLKKYMKEKKFFYMR